In one Lycium barbarum isolate Lr01 chromosome 7, ASM1917538v2, whole genome shotgun sequence genomic region, the following are encoded:
- the LOC132603312 gene encoding sodium transporter HKT1-like isoform X1 translates to MSAFSYYGKKLQHLCSGLFLYVACLCQSTCFLISCFHKSILFRVHKFFVQLFYFILISLFGFWILTILQSRSDFTPRNLDLFFTSVSAVTVSSMSTVEMEVFSNSQLILLTFLMLVGGEIFTSMLGLHLIRPKFKPWRKSSKIESVLSSTTSSPRNSNFNIDDIELDIVVVPDSPRPNDSSEKDEFQDDFGSTLDRQTLKYQSIKFLGVVTLVYLAVINIIGISSVLVYFACVSSAKDVLRSKGLKTFTFAIFTVVSTFVSCGFVPTNENMMVFSKNSGLLLILIPQVLFGNTLYPTFLRLSIWFSGKFFKKNEAKYLLKRSRDIGHLHLLPSQHSRLLAVTVFGFIMVQFILFCSLEWKSSVLNGLNSYQKVVGSLFQVVNARHTGETIVDISNVAPAMLVVFIIMMYLPPYTSYVPFRGADENPEEAIGESKGRGKIAENLILSQLSYLVFFIVLICIIERKKMKDDPLNFNVLNITLEVISAYGNVGFSTGYSCDRLINPNPTCKNKSYGFVGKWSDEGKIIIIMVMFFGRLKKFNMQGGKAWKLL, encoded by the exons ATGAGTGCCTTCTCTTATTATGGAAAGAAGCTACAACATCTTTGTAGTGGTTTATTTCTGTATGTTGCTTGTTTGTGTCAATCAACATGTTTCCTCATTTCTTGCTTCCATAAATCCATTCTATTTAGAGTGCACAAGTTTTTTGTACAACTCTTTTACTTCATCTTGATTTCCCTTTTTGGTTTTTGGATTCTTACCATCTTGCAATCAAGGAGTGATTTTACACCTAGGAATTTAGACTTGTTTTTCACTTCTGTTTCTGCTGTAACTGTCTCAAGTATGTCCACTGTTGAAATGGAAGTCTTTTCCAATTCACAACTTATTCTTTTAACATTTTTAATGCTTGTAGGTGGTGAGATCTTCACTTCCATGCTTGGACTTCATTTAATTAGACCTAAGTTTAAGCCATGGAGAAAAAGTAGCAAAATTGAGTCTGTACTTAGTAGTACTACTTCTTCTCCAAGAAACTCAAATTTTAATATCGACGATATTGAGTTGGACATCGTAGTAGTACCTGATTCCCCAAGACCCAATGACTCATCAGAAAAAGATGAATTTCAAGATGATTTTGGGTCAACATTAGATAGACAAACTCTCAAGTACCAATCTATTAAATTCCTAGGGGTTGTAACATTAGTTTATCTTGCAGTCATCAACATTATTGGTATCTCATCGGTTCTAGTGTACTTTGCCTGTGTTTCAAGTGCAAAAGATGTACTAAGAAGTAAGGGGCTAAAAACCTTCACTTTCGCGATTTTCACGGTTGTTTCAACCTTTGTTAGTTGTGGTTTTGTTCCAACAAACGAAAACATGATGGTATTTAGCAAGAATTCAGGCCTTCTTTTGATTCTAATACCTCAAGTCCTTTTTGGAAACACATTGTATCCAACATTTTTGAGACTTTCTATTTGGTTCTCGGGAAAATTCTTCAAGAAAAATGAAGCTAAATATTTGTTGAAACGTTCAAGAGATATAGGACATCTCCACTTGCTTCCTAGCCAACATTCAAGATTATTAGCGGTTACAGTGTTTGGATTCATTATGGTGCAATTCATTTTGTTTTGCTCTTTAGAATGGAAATCTTCAGTTCTAAATGGACTAAATAGTTACCAGAAAGTAGTGGGATCATTGTTTCAAGTTGTGAATGCAAGACATACAGGGGAAACCATTGTTGATATCTCAAATGTTGCCCCAGCTATGTTGGTGGTGTTCATAATAATGAT gtaTCTTCCTCCATATACATCATATGTTCCATTTCGAGGTGCTGATGAGAATCCAGAAGAAGCTATTGGGGAATCTAAAGGAAGAGGAAAAATTGCAGAAAATCTCATACTTTCCCAACTTTCTTACCTAGTCTTCTTCATTGTTCTTATTTGCATCATAGAAAGGAAAAAGATGAAAGATGATCCACTCAACTTTAATGTGTTGAATATCACTCTTGAAGTCATAAG tgcATATGGAAATGTTGGTTTCTCAACAGGATATAGTTGTGATCGGTTAATAAATCCAAACCCAACTTGTAAGAATAAATCGTATGGATTTGTAGGGAAATGGAGTGATGAAGGTAAAATTATTATCATTATGGTCATGTTTTTCGGAAGACTGAAGAAATTCAATATGCAAGGGGGAAAAGCCTGGAAGCTCTTGTAA
- the LOC132603312 gene encoding sodium transporter HKT1-like isoform X2, with protein sequence MSAFSYYGKKLQHLCSGLFLYVACLCQSTCFLISCFHKSILFRVHKFFVQLFYFILISLFGFWILTILQSRSDFTPRNLDLFFTSVSAVTVSSMSTVEMEVFSNSQLILLTFLMLVGGEIFTSMLGLHLIRPKFKPWRKSSKIESVLSSTTSSPRNSNFNIDDIELDIVVVPDSPRPNDSSEKDEFQDDFGSTLDRQTLKYQSIKFLGVVTLVYLAVINIIGISSVLVYFACVSSAKDVLRSKGLKTFTFAIFTVVSTFVSCGFVPTNENMMVFSKNSGLLLILIPQVLFGNTLYPTFLRLSIWFSGKFFKKNEAKYLLKRSRDIGHLHLLPSQHSRLLAVTVFGFIMVQFILFCSLEWKSSVLNGLNSYQKVVGSLFQVVNARHTGETIVDISNVAPAMLVVFIIMMYLPPYTSYVPFRGADENPEEAIGESKGRGKIAENLILSQLSYLVFFIVLICIIERKKMKDDPLNFNVLNITLEVIREME encoded by the exons ATGAGTGCCTTCTCTTATTATGGAAAGAAGCTACAACATCTTTGTAGTGGTTTATTTCTGTATGTTGCTTGTTTGTGTCAATCAACATGTTTCCTCATTTCTTGCTTCCATAAATCCATTCTATTTAGAGTGCACAAGTTTTTTGTACAACTCTTTTACTTCATCTTGATTTCCCTTTTTGGTTTTTGGATTCTTACCATCTTGCAATCAAGGAGTGATTTTACACCTAGGAATTTAGACTTGTTTTTCACTTCTGTTTCTGCTGTAACTGTCTCAAGTATGTCCACTGTTGAAATGGAAGTCTTTTCCAATTCACAACTTATTCTTTTAACATTTTTAATGCTTGTAGGTGGTGAGATCTTCACTTCCATGCTTGGACTTCATTTAATTAGACCTAAGTTTAAGCCATGGAGAAAAAGTAGCAAAATTGAGTCTGTACTTAGTAGTACTACTTCTTCTCCAAGAAACTCAAATTTTAATATCGACGATATTGAGTTGGACATCGTAGTAGTACCTGATTCCCCAAGACCCAATGACTCATCAGAAAAAGATGAATTTCAAGATGATTTTGGGTCAACATTAGATAGACAAACTCTCAAGTACCAATCTATTAAATTCCTAGGGGTTGTAACATTAGTTTATCTTGCAGTCATCAACATTATTGGTATCTCATCGGTTCTAGTGTACTTTGCCTGTGTTTCAAGTGCAAAAGATGTACTAAGAAGTAAGGGGCTAAAAACCTTCACTTTCGCGATTTTCACGGTTGTTTCAACCTTTGTTAGTTGTGGTTTTGTTCCAACAAACGAAAACATGATGGTATTTAGCAAGAATTCAGGCCTTCTTTTGATTCTAATACCTCAAGTCCTTTTTGGAAACACATTGTATCCAACATTTTTGAGACTTTCTATTTGGTTCTCGGGAAAATTCTTCAAGAAAAATGAAGCTAAATATTTGTTGAAACGTTCAAGAGATATAGGACATCTCCACTTGCTTCCTAGCCAACATTCAAGATTATTAGCGGTTACAGTGTTTGGATTCATTATGGTGCAATTCATTTTGTTTTGCTCTTTAGAATGGAAATCTTCAGTTCTAAATGGACTAAATAGTTACCAGAAAGTAGTGGGATCATTGTTTCAAGTTGTGAATGCAAGACATACAGGGGAAACCATTGTTGATATCTCAAATGTTGCCCCAGCTATGTTGGTGGTGTTCATAATAATGAT gtaTCTTCCTCCATATACATCATATGTTCCATTTCGAGGTGCTGATGAGAATCCAGAAGAAGCTATTGGGGAATCTAAAGGAAGAGGAAAAATTGCAGAAAATCTCATACTTTCCCAACTTTCTTACCTAGTCTTCTTCATTGTTCTTATTTGCATCATAGAAAGGAAAAAGATGAAAGATGATCCACTCAACTTTAATGTGTTGAATATCACTCTTGAAGTCATAAG GGAAATGGAGTGA